The Paenibacillus sp. FSL H7-0357 nucleotide sequence ACGGTTAGAGGGCAAGGAAACAAAATAAGTCCGTTCCTGATGATTAGGTCCGGTCAGCTTGTCCCCCGCTTCGGCAAAGGTTACATTCGAACTGATGGAATAGGCCGGATCGGCAACTTCGGTGGCAGCATCAACTGCCTTCACATCACTGCTGATCTGGCTGAGCAGCTCCTGGCTTGCGAGCAGCCGTCCGGCTTTGATCAGCAGGCTTTCGTCCTTCGAGGTTACCACCAGCGTTGGCCGGGTATCCTTCTGGACCAGCTGAATCAGGGCATGGGTGCTGAGATCCTCAGTGGAGCTTAAGAGCTTCTTCAGTCCGGCGGGAACATGGTCGTACATCGCCACCACGACCACGAAGCCCTTATCCTTGATTGTATCCTCCCGGTAGGGCAGCAGCGGAATCGTCCGGTCTTCCAGCATGTTCCCCTTTACCAATCCCGACAAAGCATAGGTGGCAGACTCCAACTCGGAGCCGCTGGCATTCTCCGGTATGGCAATAAGACTCTTATTGCTGTTTAACGTATCAATCCCGGAGAACCTTTCCGTGAAGTCACTAATGCCTCCGGTTAGTGCTTTCGGGGTGTACACCACTGCAATACTGGAGGTGTTGAACAGATGCAGCCAGCTGCCCTGCTTGTTGTCAACATAGCATATTTGGTCATCTGCTGTCGTAGTCCGCAGATTCCCTTGAATGCTCAGTACGTTGCTGCCCTCTCTCAGGAACCCTTTAGGTGCACTAAGGCTTAGTCTCTGCTCCCCGTTATTCTGCAGTGACGGCCTGAACGAGTAGAATGGACTGCCGTTAAGCGACAGGGTGACACTTGAAATCTGCTCCTCTGTAATTTGCGAAACTTGAAAATGCAGATTGATCTTAAGCTCATCTACATTCCAATAATCCATTATTGTGAAGTTCTGCTGCATGGAGCTGGATCCCGAAAGGGCAGTATCCGTTGCGGTAAAGGATGTCTCATAAGTCAGCCTGCCATCTCCGGGAAGTGCCGGCGCGGCAGAAGCCGCAGGGAGCTGAATCAGGAGCAGGGAGAAGCAGAGCACCCATAACAACATCTGTTTTTTTATCATATTCCGTATCTCCTGTGCATCTTATTTCTCTTGCTCCGGCGCTTTAATAGCGTTCGGTTTTGTACCATTTGGCTTCCCGTTTGAAAATGACGTCCTTAAGATAGTTGTATAAACCGTAAGCGGCGACAACCATCCAGAGCTGGCAGTACGAAACATACATCAGCAGAATGATCCATAGATTAGACAGGCTCATCTCGCCCTTCTCCGTCGTCAGCGTGATGAAGATTCCGACCACGA carries:
- a CDS encoding cellulose biosynthesis cyclic di-GMP-binding regulatory protein BcsB; the encoded protein is MIKKQMLLWVLCFSLLLIQLPAASAAPALPGDGRLTYETSFTATDTALSGSSSMQQNFTIMDYWNVDELKINLHFQVSQITEEQISSVTLSLNGSPFYSFRPSLQNNGEQRLSLSAPKGFLREGSNVLSIQGNLRTTTADDQICYVDNKQGSWLHLFNTSSIAVVYTPKALTGGISDFTERFSGIDTLNSNKSLIAIPENASGSELESATYALSGLVKGNMLEDRTIPLLPYREDTIKDKGFVVVVAMYDHVPAGLKKLLSSTEDLSTHALIQLVQKDTRPTLVVTSKDESLLIKAGRLLASQELLSQISSDVKAVDAATEVADPAYSISSNVTFAEAGDKLTGPNHQERTYFVSLPSNRSIADSGKISLDFRYAQNLDFERSLVTVSINNTPIGSKKLTKELANGDTLNVSVPQSLNISGNFSVTVAFDLEMASAVCTPNTEQMPWAYIGKESAMHLNTKDRTELLFNNYPYPFLRDEIYNHVAVVLPAEMDDYSYQSLGNVFNLLGRYAGGNTGDIHYYRDDVSADNLKNNNIIAIGSYKNNKVIRDNNDKLYFRYNTDGSTLLSNEKMSIEEKYGAEIGTLQLVDSPYENGRGLLAVTGVNSEDYYLASKLISTEKDKWKVYGDGVLLDKDGNVGAYRFKTITGAAKDSVLKQITARSDVLGFVVAVVLVVTLVLVALLLLLRKHFKKRGDQRET